The Meriones unguiculatus strain TT.TT164.6M chromosome 9, Bangor_MerUng_6.1, whole genome shotgun sequence genome window below encodes:
- the Prxl2a gene encoding peroxiredoxin-like 2A isoform X1 has translation MSFLQDPSFFAMDMWSIGAGALGAAALALLLANTDMFLSKPRQAALEYLEDIDLKTLEKEPRTFKAKELWEKNGAVIMAVRRPGCFLCRAEAADLSSLKPKLDELGVPLYAVVKEQIGGEVKDFQPYFKGEIFLDEKKKFYGPERRKMMFMGLIRLGVWYNLFRAWNGGFSGNLEGEGFILGGVFVIGSGKQGILLEHREKEFGDQVNPLSVLEAVKKIKPQIPASGKS, from the exons ATGTCTTTCCTCCAGGACCCAAGTTTCTTTGCCATGGATATGTGGTCCATCGGTGCAGGAGCTCTGGGGGCTGCAGCTCTGGCACTGCTCCTGGCCAACACAGACATGTTTCTGTCCAAGCCCCGGCAAGCAGCACTGGAATATTTGGAAGACATAGACCTGAAAACACTGGAGAAAG AACCAAGGACATTTAAAGCAAAGGAGCTATGGGAAAAGAACGGGGCTGTGATTATGGCTGTGCGAAGGCCAGGCTGCTTCCTCTGCCGAGCG GAGGCAGCAGACCTGTCCTCCCTGAAGCCCAAGCTGGATGAGCTAGGTGTCCCTCTCTATGCTGTGGTAAAGGAGCAGATTGGGGGAGAAGTGAAGGACTTCCAGCCTTACTTCAAAGGGGAAATATTTCTGGATGAAAAA AAAAAATTCTATGGTCCAGAGAGGCGGAAGATGATGTTCATGGGCCTCATCCGTTTGGGTGTCTGGTATAACTTATTCCGGGCCTGGAATGGAGGCTTCTCTGGAAACCTGGAAGGTGAAGGCTTCATCCTTGGAGGAGTTTTTGTGATAGGATCTGGAAAACAG GGCATTCTTCTTGAGCACCGAGAAAAAGAATTTGGAGACCAAGTGAACCCACTCTCTGTTCTGGAAGCTGTAAAGAAGATCAAGCCACAGATTCCAGCCTCAGGAAAAAGCTGA
- the Prxl2a gene encoding peroxiredoxin-like 2A isoform X2: protein MDMWSIGAGALGAAALALLLANTDMFLSKPRQAALEYLEDIDLKTLEKEPRTFKAKELWEKNGAVIMAVRRPGCFLCRAEAADLSSLKPKLDELGVPLYAVVKEQIGGEVKDFQPYFKGEIFLDEKKKFYGPERRKMMFMGLIRLGVWYNLFRAWNGGFSGNLEGEGFILGGVFVIGSGKQGILLEHREKEFGDQVNPLSVLEAVKKIKPQIPASGKS, encoded by the exons ATGGATATGTGGTCCATCGGTGCAGGAGCTCTGGGGGCTGCAGCTCTGGCACTGCTCCTGGCCAACACAGACATGTTTCTGTCCAAGCCCCGGCAAGCAGCACTGGAATATTTGGAAGACATAGACCTGAAAACACTGGAGAAAG AACCAAGGACATTTAAAGCAAAGGAGCTATGGGAAAAGAACGGGGCTGTGATTATGGCTGTGCGAAGGCCAGGCTGCTTCCTCTGCCGAGCG GAGGCAGCAGACCTGTCCTCCCTGAAGCCCAAGCTGGATGAGCTAGGTGTCCCTCTCTATGCTGTGGTAAAGGAGCAGATTGGGGGAGAAGTGAAGGACTTCCAGCCTTACTTCAAAGGGGAAATATTTCTGGATGAAAAA AAAAAATTCTATGGTCCAGAGAGGCGGAAGATGATGTTCATGGGCCTCATCCGTTTGGGTGTCTGGTATAACTTATTCCGGGCCTGGAATGGAGGCTTCTCTGGAAACCTGGAAGGTGAAGGCTTCATCCTTGGAGGAGTTTTTGTGATAGGATCTGGAAAACAG GGCATTCTTCTTGAGCACCGAGAAAAAGAATTTGGAGACCAAGTGAACCCACTCTCTGTTCTGGAAGCTGTAAAGAAGATCAAGCCACAGATTCCAGCCTCAGGAAAAAGCTGA